In Bubalus bubalis isolate 160015118507 breed Murrah chromosome 3, NDDB_SH_1, whole genome shotgun sequence, a genomic segment contains:
- the LOC102414419 gene encoding olfactory receptor 13C7-like, whose protein sequence is MDRSNQTSPLVEFILLGLSAHPMLEKTLFVLILLMYLVILLGNGVLILVTILDSSLHKPMYFFLGNLSFLDICYTTSSVPLILDSFLTPRKTISFSACFGQMFLSFAMGATECVLLGMMAFDRYVAICNPLRYPVVMNKVACGPMAIGSWVAGITNSVVQTSQAVRLPFCGDNVINHFTCEILAVLKLACADISINVVSMVVANVIFLGIPVLFIFVSYVFIIATILRIPSGEGRKKAFSTCSAHLTVVVIFYGTILFMYGKPKSKDPLGADKQDLADKLTSLFYGVVTPMLNPIIYSLRNKDVKAAVRNLASQKHLTE, encoded by the coding sequence ATGGATAGGTCCAATCAGACCTCCCCCCTGGTGGAGTTCATTCTCCTGGGCCTCTCAGCCCACCCAATGCTGGAGAAAACACTCTTTGTGCTCATCCTGCTCATGTACCTGGTGATCCTGCTGGGTAATGGGGTCCTCATCCTGGTGACCATCCTTGACTCCAGCCTGCACAAACCTATGTACTTCTTCCTGGGGAACCTCTCCTTCCTGGACATCTGCTACACAACCTCCTCAGTCCCCCTCATCCTTGACAGCTTCCTGACCCCCAGGAAAACCATCTCTTTCTCAGCCTGTTTTGGGCAGATGTTCCTCTCCTTTGCCATGGGAGCTACGGAGTGTGTGCTTCTGGGCATGATGGCGTTTgatcgctatgtggccatctgcaacccTCTGAGGTACCCTGTAGTCATGAACAAGGTTGCCTGCGGGCCTATGGCTATTGGCTCCTGGGTAGCTGGTATCACCAATTCTGTAGTTCAGACATCCCAGGCTGTGAGACTGCCATTCTGTGGGGACAATGTCATCAACCACTTCACCTGTGAGATCCTGGCTGTCCTGAAGTTGGCCTGTGCTGACATCTCCATCAATGTGGTCAGTATGGTCGTGGCCAATGTGATCTTCCTGGGAATCCCAGTTCTGTTCATTTTTGTCTCCTATGTGTTCATCATTGCTACCATCCTGAGGATCCCCTCcggagaagggaggaaaaaggcCTTCTCCACATGCTCTGCCCACCTCACAGTTGTGGTCATCTTCTACGGGACCATCCTCTTCATGTACGGGAAGCCCAAATCCAAGGACCCTCTGGGGGCAGACAAACAGGACCTTGCAGACAAGCTTACCTCCCTCTTCTATGGGGTGGTGACCCCCATGCTCAACCCCATCATCTACAGCCTCAGGAACAAGGATGTGAAGGCTGCTGTGAGGAACCTGGCGAGTCAGAAACACCTAACTGAGTGA